AATCCACTCAATGATTCCAGAGACAGGTTCCTAATGACCTCTTCCATGCTGACCTCGACCCTACTAAAAACTGCGCACCCAGCCGCAGTGGTCGTCGTGCGTGTGGTGGTCGTCGTCGGCAATGCGCCGTAGGGACTGGATCAACACACGATTCCAAACCCCGCCGGCGCAAACCGGCGGGGTTTTTGTTTAAAGCCTCCCGGAAAGTCGGCCCATAAGAAGGACTGGAGCATGGCAAGTTCGGGCACAACATCACACAAGACGCGTTTCACAGGCGCGCAGTTAATCGTTCATCTGCTGGAACGTCAGGGCATTACCACGGTTGCGGGTATTCCTGGCGGGACGGTACTCCCGCTGTATGACGCTTTAAGCCAGAGCACGCAGATCCGCCACGTGCTGGCGCGACACGAGCAGGGCGCAGGCTTTATCGCCCAGGGCATGGCGCGTACGCAGGGCAAACCGGCGGTCTGTATGGCCTGTAGCGGGCCAGGGGCCACCAATCTGGTGACCGCCATCGCCGATGCGCGCCTCGACTCCATCCCGTTAGTCTGCATTACCGGCCAGGTGCCCGCCTCGATGATCGGCACCGACGCATTTCAGGAAGTAGACACCTACGGCATCTCTATCCCCATCACCAAGCACAACTACTTAGTGCGTGATATCAGCGAATTACCGCAGGTTATCAGCGATGCGTTCCGCATCGCCCAGTCCGGTCGTCCGGGTCCGGTGTGGATAGACATTCCTAAGGATGTGCAGACCGCTGAAATTGAGATCGACGTGCTGCCTGAGCCGGGCACCCGCGCGCCATCGCCGGAATTCAGCGCTGACAGCGTGCGCGAAGCCGCAGCCATGATTAACGCCGCGCAGCGCCCGGTGCTCTATCTGGGCGGCGGGGTGATTGATGCGCCTGACGCGGTGCGCAGCCTGGCTGAAAAAGCGAATCTGCCGACCACCATGACCCTGATGGCGCTGGGCATGCTGCCAAAAGCGCACCCGCTGTCGCTGGGCATGCTCGGGATGCACGGCGCGCGCAGCACCAACTTTATTCTGCAGGAAGCCGATCTGCTGATCGTTCTCGGGGCGCGTTTTGATGACCGGGCGATTGGCAAAACCGAGCAGTTCTGCCCGAACGCCAAAATCATTCACGTGGATATCGACCGCGCGGAGCTGGGTAAAATCAAGCAGCCGCACGTCGCGATTCAGGGCGATGTTAACGAGGTGCTGGCGCAGCTGCTGCCGCACATTGACGCCACTCCGCGCACCGCGTGGCGTGAGCAGGTGACCGGCCTGCAGCAGGAGTTCCCGGGGGCCATCCCGACTGAAGGCGATCCACTCAGCCACTACGGGCTGATTAACGCCGTAGCCGCCTGCGTGGACGACAGCGCCATCATCACCACCGACGTGGGCCAGCATCAGATGTGGACCGCCCAGGCCTATCCGCTGAACCGTCCGCGCCAGTGGCTGACCTCCGGCGGTCTGGGCACCATGGGCTTTGGCCTGCCTGCGGCGGTGGGTGCGGCGCTGGCGAACCCGGATCGCAAGGTGATCTGCTTCTCCGGCGACGGCAGCCTGATGATGAACATTCAGGAGATGGCCACCGCGGCGGAAAACCAGCTGGATGTGAAAATCATCCTGATGAATAACGAGGCGCTGGGCCTGGTGCATCAGCAGCAGAGCCTGTTCTACAAGCAGGGGGTGTTTGCCGCCACCTATCCGGGCACGATCAACTTTATGCAGATTGCCGCCGGGTTTGGCCTTTACACCTGCGATCTGAACGCCGAAGCGGATGCGCAGGCCGCGCTGCAGGAGGCGATTTCACGTCCGGGCCCGGCCCTGATCCACGTGCGTATCGATCCACTACAAAAAGTTTATCCGATGGTACCGCCGGGTGCGGCCAATACAGAAATGGTGGGGGAATAAGCCATGCAGAAGCAAAATGATAACGTCATTCTGGAACTCACCGTCCGCAACCACCCTGGCGTCATGACCCACGTCTGCGGGCTGTTTGCCCGCCGGGCGTTCAACGTGGAAGGCATTCTTTGTTTGCCCATTCAGGGCAGCGAGCACAGTCGCATCTGGCTGCTGGTGAATGACGATCAGCGTCTGGAGCAGATGATGGCGCAGATCGACAAGCTGGAAGACGTGGTGAAAGTGGTGCGTAACCAGTCCGATCCGACCATGTTTAACAAAATTGCGGTGTTCTTCGAGTAACTTACTCCCCGGCGGCGTCCGGGGTAATAATCTTCACAAAACCGTTCCGGCAGTGGGCCGGATAGTCTGCCGGAAGCGGGCGGTCGCTGATCAGCACGTCAAACGCCGACAGCGGCCCGATGCTGGCGGGCGCCACTTCATCAAACAGGGCGTAGCGGGCCAGCAGGATCTTACGGATACCGTGCTGAATGGCTTTGCGCTTGGTGGCCAGGTCGTCAAGGTTAAACCAGGTCACGCCGTAGTGCTCATGCACGCCGCTGGCCGAGATAAACACCTTGCGCGGGTTGAGGGAGTCCAGCACCGACGGGTTGCTGGTGTCGTAAAACGCATCGCTTTTTGCCCGGTAGGTGCCGCCGCACAGGATCGCGGTGGCGTTCGGTTTCTCATTGAGCGCCATAAACACGCGATGGGAATAGCAGATGCCGGTAAAGGTGATGTCGTCGGGGATCATGCTGATGACCAGCGGCATTTCCGGGCCATTATCGAAAAACACTAAATCGTTTTCCGCCACCATGCCGGCCGCCAGAATGGCGATCGGCAGGTCGTCGGGATGATGCGTCTGGCTGCGCATCACGGGTGCTGTGGGGGCGGTGGCCGGTTTATTGACCATCACGATATAGCCGCCCAGCAGGGTGAGGGGCAGGACGGTATCATGGTTGTCCGGGCTGAGATCGCGTCGGATGGTCATGACGGAGACTTCCAGCATCCGGGCGGCATCTTTCAGGTGAATGCGGTCGGTTTTCTTTAACAGCTCAACCAGACGCCGGATTCGTTCTTTTTGCTTCGTCTCCATTCACCCTCTCCGCACGGTGTGATGTTCCTTAAAACACATTGATGATGCGTCAGGAACATTTTTGTTGCGTCATACTATACTGCCGCCCGGCCGGAAAGAAAAGTCACTTCTCAAACTGCGTTTACCACTCAATCTATTGTAATTAATGGTTTAATTTTGAATTCCCGTCGTTCCATCTCACTTTCTACTCCGCGAGTTGATTAATCATTAAACAGCGTTAATGGATCTGCTAATCGCGATCGCAGTCACAAATGATACGGAAATAACATGATAATGTTACGATAATATCATTGTTATGTGATTGTTTCAGAGAGGTAGTAAACATGGATATCGCGGTTATCGGCTCCAACATGGTGGATCTCATCACCTACATTAATCAGATGCCGAAAGAGGGCGAAACCCTCGAAGCCCCGGCCTTTAAGATTGGCTGTGGCGGCAAAGGGGCGAATCAGGCGGTGGCAGCGGCCAAGCTCAACTCAAAAGTGATGATGCTCACCAAAGTCGGTGACGATATCTTTGCCGATAACACCATCCGTAACCTGGAATCCTGGGGCATCAATACCACCTATGTGGAAAAAGTGCCGTGCACCAGCAGCGGCGTGGCGCCCATCTTTGTGAACGCCAACTCCAGCAACAGCATTCTGATTGTGAAGGGTGCCAATAAATTCCTCTCGCCGGAAGATATCGACCGCGCGGCAGACGATCTGAAAAAGTGTCAGCTTATTGTCCTGCAGCTCGAAGTGCAGCTTGAGACGGTTTATCACGCCATTGAGTTTGGTAAAAAGCACGGTATTCAGGTTTTATTAAATCCGGCCCCGGCGCTGCGTGAATTAGACATGTCCTACGCCTGTAAATGTGATTTCTTTGTGCCGAATGAAACCGAGCTGGAAATTCTGACCGGTATGCCGGTAAACACTTACGAGAATATTTGCCTGGCTGCCCGCTCGCTGGTGGATAAAGGGCTGAACAATATTATCGTCACCATGGGTGAAAAAGGGGCGCTGTGGCTCACCCGTGATAAAGAAGTCGTGGTCCCGGCCTTTAAAGTGAATGCCGTTGACACCAGCGGAGCGGGCGATGCCTTTATTGGCTGCTTTGCCCACTATTACGTCCAGAGCGGCAACGTCGAAGCCGCCATGAAAAAAGCCGCTCTCTTTGCCGCGTTCAGCGTCACCGGGAAAGGTACTCAGTCGTCTTACCCCAGCATTGAACAATTCAATGAGTTCCTGGCATTGAACGAATAATAAAACCCTGCGAAATAAAAGGTAGCACTATGAACGATAAAAACATCATTCAGATGCCTGACGGCTATCTGAATAAAACCCCTCTGTTCCAGTTTATTTTGTTATCCTGCTTATTCCCGTTATGGGGATGCGCTGCTGCTTTAAATGATATTTTAATTACGCAATTTAAAAGCGTCTTTGCACTGAGTAATTTTGCTTCAGCGCTGGTGCAAAGCGCGTTTTATGGCGGCTATTTCCTTATTGCTATTCCTGCCTCTCTGGTCATTAAAAAGACCAGCTATAAAGTGGCGATCTTAATCGGCTTAACGCTTTATATTGTGGGCTGCACGCTCTTTTTCCCCGCCTCGCACATGGCAACCTACACCATGTTCCTGGCGGCGATATTTGCCATCGCTATCGGTCTGAGCTTCCTCGAAACGGCGGCTAACACCTATAGCTCGATGATCGGCCCGAAAGCCTACGCCACGCTGCGCCTGAACGTCAGCCAGACCTTCTACCCGATTGGCGCTGCCGCCGGCATCCTGCTGGGTAAATATCTGGTCTTCTCCGAAGGCGACAGCCTGGAAAAACAGATGGCGGGCATGAACGCCGAGCAGATCCACAACTTTAAGATTTTGATGCTGGAGAACACCCTGGAGCCCTACAGGTACATGATTATGGTCCTGGTGGTGGTGATGGTTCTGTTCCTGTTAACCCGCTTTCCGACCTGCAAAGTGGCACAAACCGCGGAGCATAAACGCCCGTCGGCGATGGATACCCTGCGCTACCTCGCCACCAATGCCCGCTTCCGTCGCGGTATTGTGGCGCAGTTCCTCTATGTGGGCATGCAGGTGGCGGTGTGGTCGTTCACCATCCGTCTGGCGCTGGAGCTGGGCGATATCAACGAGCGCGACGCCTCTAACTTCATGGTCTACAGCTTTGCCTGCTTCTTCATCGGCAAGTTTGTCGCCAACATTCTGATGACCCGCTTTAACCCGGCGAAGGTGCTGATCATGTACTCGGTGATCGGCGCGCTGTTCCTGGCTTACGTGGCGCTGGCCCCGAGCTTCAGCGCGGTCTATGTCGCGGTGCTGGTGAGCATTCTCTTCGGGCCATGCTGGGCAACCATCTACGCCGGTACCCTTGATACCGTGGACAACGAGCATACCGAAATGGCCGGGGCGGTGATCGTGATGGCGATTGTCGGCGCGGCGGTAGTGCCAGCGGTTCAGGGCTACGTGGCCGATCTGTTCCACTCCCTGCAGGCCTCGTTCCTGGTATCAATGCTGTGCTTTGTTTATGTGGGCTTCTACTTCTGGCGTGAGAGCAAAGTGCGCCGCGAGCTGACCGAAGCCACCGCTTCCTGAGGAGGATCACCATGACGCAACTTCCCCTGTGGCGCGCGCTCTTTACCGAACAGCCGCGCACCCTGCTGCAAAACGATGACTTCACGGTAACGGCGTTTCGCTACGCCAGCGGCGTGGAGGGGCTGCGGGTGCAAAACCGCCGTGGACATCTGGTGATCCTGCCCTGGCTGGGGCAGATGATCTGGGATGCGGAGTTCGACGGTCACGACCTGACGATGCGCAATATGTTCAGCCAGCCCAAAGCGGCAAAAGAGGTGGTCGAAACCTATGGCTGCTTCGCCTTCCACTCTGGCCTGCTGGCAAACGGCTGCCCGTCGCCGGAGGACAGCCATCCGCTGCACGGCGAAATGCCCTGTGCGCCCATGGATGAAGCCTGGCTGGTGCTGACCGACGACAGCCTGACGGTGACCGGGCGCTATGAGTATGTGATGGGATTTGGTCATCACTACCAGGCGCAGCCCGCCGTCACGCTGCGCAAGGACAGCGCTCTGTTCGATATCGCCATGTCGGTAACCAACCTGGCGTCGGTGCCGATGCCGCTCCAGTACATGTGCCACATGAACTATGCCTACGTGGCGGGGGCGACCTTCAGCCAGAACGTGCCGGATGAGGCGATCGCGCTGCGGGAGTCGGTTCCGGCACACGTGAAGCCCACAGAACAGTGGCTGGCGTTCAATCAGCGTTTGCAGCAGGGCGAAGCCTCCCTGAAGGCGCTGGACGAGCCGCACTATTACGATCCGGAAATCGTCTTTTTTGCCGACAGGCTCGATCGCTACACCGCACAACCGGAGTTTCGCATGACCGCCCCGGATGGCGTCACGTTCGTGACCCGCTTTGCCAGCGCGGAGTTGAATTACGCCACCCGCTGGATCCTCTACAACAGCGACCAGCAGGTGGCGGCCTTTGTGCTTCCCGCCACCTGTCGCCCGGAAGGGTTCCTCGCGGCCCGGCGCAGCGGCAGCCTTATTGAACTGGCTCCGGCTGAAACCCGCCGTTTTACGGTGACAACCGGGATCCTCTGACGGCGACAGTGCCGGATGGCGTTACGCCGCCATCCGGCGCTTTCACACCCTTGCCCTGGCTTTACCCCGCTTTACACACCCGCCCCGCCTCATGCTCTACAGTTTTATTTTGCTGCCGCCTTTCGCGCAGCCTTAGCCCCTTTGCTAATGGAGAGCTTGCATGTTGACCCGACGATTGTCCTGCCTGGCGCTGCTGGTGGCGCTTGCCTCACCCGCGATGGCTGCGGATACCCCCGCCTACGGCGAGAAGCTGGAAGGTTTTGACTACGCCTGGCCGGTGAAACACTTCACCTTTACCTCGCAAAACCAGTCTCTGGATATGGCTTATCTGGACGTGAAGCCGGAAAAAGCCAACGGCCGCACCGTAGTGCTGATGCACGGTAAAAACTTCTGCGCCGGTACCTGGGATGCCACCATCCGGGCCCTTACCGCCAGCGGCTACCGCGTGGTGGCTCCCGATCAGATCGGTTTTTGCAAATCCACCAAGCCCGAGCGGTATCAGTACACTTTCCAGCAGTTGGCGGATAACACCCATGCCTTGCTGAAAGAGCTGGGTATCGATCGTGTCACCGTCATCGGGCACTCCACTGGCGGCATGCTGGCCACCCGCTATGCGCTGATGTGGCCGCAGCAGGTAGAGCAACTGGTGATGGTCAACCCGATTGGCCTTGAGGACTGGAAGGCGCGCGGCGTGCCGCATATCACCGTTGACCAGTGGTATCAGCGCGAGCTGAAAACCAGCGCCGACGGCATCCGCCAGTACGAGAAAAACACCTACTACGCCGGGGAGTGGAAGCCGGAATATGAACGCTGGGTCACTATGCTCGCCGGGCTGAATAACGGGCCGGGCAAAGAGCGCGTGGCCTGGAACTCGGCGCTGCTCTACGACATGATCTACACCCAGCCGGTTATCTATGAATTCAGCGAGCTGAAGATGCCGGTGTTATTGATGATCGGCACGAAGGACAATACCGCCATCGGAAAAGATCTCGCCCCGCCTGAGATCCGCAAAACCCTTGGCAACTACGCGGTGCTGGGCAAAGAGACGGCGAAGCGGATCCCACAGGCCACGCTTGTCGAGTTTAACGATATGGGTCACGCCCCGCAGATGCAGGATCCTTCGCGTTTCCATGAGGCGCTGCTGAAGGGGCTTCAGACGCGCTGACTGGTCTCCAGCAGCAACCCGCGCAGCCACGCCTGCGCGGGATTGCGGTGCGTTCTTCCAGGGTGCGGATATCCGTTTTCATCGCCTTGTACCACCTGTTTTGTGCGCATTAATACGACTTTGTACGCTGTCGACGCGCTGCGTTTCCCGATATTATGCTCGCCTAATCGTAAGGAGAGTGCATGGTCTGGATAATGCTGGCTACGCTTGCCGTGGTGTTTATGGTGGGCTTTCGCGTAATGACGTCGGGTTCCCGGCGCGCCATTCGTCGTCTCAGCGAACGTCTGGGGATCACCCCTGTGCCGCTGGAGTCGATGATCGACCAGTTTGGCAAAAGCGCCGGCAATGAGTTTATCCGCTACCTTGAACGCCCCGACGAAGCGCATCTGCAAAATGCCGCCCAGGTGCTGCTGATCTGGCAGGTGTGCATTGTCGACAGCAGCGAAAATAATCTTCTTACCTGGTATCGCCTGCTGCGCAAGGCGCGTCTCGCCGCGCCCATCACCGATGCCCAGGTTCGCCTGGCGCTCGGCTTTATGCGCGAAATGGAGCCCGATCCGTACGACCTTAACGCCTTCCAGCTGCGCTATAACCAGCTCTTCCTGCCGGAAGAGGGGGTCTTTTTCCTGCACTGATATCACCAACCGTGATGAGGATTATAAATCATCGTCATTAGATTTATACCACTGCCCGGCGCACCATTGCCTCATCAACAACAGGATGAGGTGAACCATGAAACAATCAGCCATTATCTGGCCGCAGGACTTCCTGCCAGGCACGACCGACAACTTTGCATCCAACGAAATCATCGTCGCCGGGCTGACCGCCCAGGCAGTCTGGGATCAGCTCAATGACACCTCCCGGTGGCCGGGATACTACAGCAATGCCGAAGACATTCGCTTTCACGACGGCAGCGGCCCGGCGTTAAGCGCCAACGCCCGCTTTCGCTTCACTACCTTTGGCTTCCCGGTAGAAGCGCAGATCACTGAATACGTGCCGCCGGTGGCAGGGCAGGCCGCGCGTATTGCCTGGCACGGCTGGGTGGAAGGGGATGCGAATTCGCGCCTCGACGTTATCCACGCCTGGCTGTTTGAAGACTTGCCCGGCAACCGGGTACGCATCCTGACCCAGGAGTCGCAGAAAGGCGTTCCGGCGCAGGAGTTGGCGCGCACCGTGCCGAATCCGATGATCAACGGCCATCAGGAGTGGATTGTCGGGCTGGCGAAGGCGGCGCGAGGGTAATTTTTTGCCCGGTG
This DNA window, taken from Leclercia adecarboxylata, encodes the following:
- a CDS encoding SRPBCC domain-containing protein — protein: MKQSAIIWPQDFLPGTTDNFASNEIIVAGLTAQAVWDQLNDTSRWPGYYSNAEDIRFHDGSGPALSANARFRFTTFGFPVEAQITEYVPPVAGQAARIAWHGWVEGDANSRLDVIHAWLFEDLPGNRVRILTQESQKGVPAQELARTVPNPMINGHQEWIVGLAKAARG
- the ilvN gene encoding acetolactate synthase small subunit, with amino-acid sequence MQKQNDNVILELTVRNHPGVMTHVCGLFARRAFNVEGILCLPIQGSEHSRIWLLVNDDQRLEQMMAQIDKLEDVVKVVRNQSDPTMFNKIAVFFE
- a CDS encoding DUF1198 domain-containing protein, translated to MVWIMLATLAVVFMVGFRVMTSGSRRAIRRLSERLGITPVPLESMIDQFGKSAGNEFIRYLERPDEAHLQNAAQVLLIWQVCIVDSSENNLLTWYRLLRKARLAAPITDAQVRLALGFMREMEPDPYDLNAFQLRYNQLFLPEEGVFFLH
- the ivbL gene encoding ilvB operon leader peptide IvbL — protein: MTSSMLTSTLLKTAHPAAVVVVRVVVVVGNAP
- the fucP gene encoding L-fucose:H+ symporter permease, with protein sequence MNDKNIIQMPDGYLNKTPLFQFILLSCLFPLWGCAAALNDILITQFKSVFALSNFASALVQSAFYGGYFLIAIPASLVIKKTSYKVAILIGLTLYIVGCTLFFPASHMATYTMFLAAIFAIAIGLSFLETAANTYSSMIGPKAYATLRLNVSQTFYPIGAAAGILLGKYLVFSEGDSLEKQMAGMNAEQIHNFKILMLENTLEPYRYMIMVLVVVMVLFLLTRFPTCKVAQTAEHKRPSAMDTLRYLATNARFRRGIVAQFLYVGMQVAVWSFTIRLALELGDINERDASNFMVYSFACFFIGKFVANILMTRFNPAKVLIMYSVIGALFLAYVALAPSFSAVYVAVLVSILFGPCWATIYAGTLDTVDNEHTEMAGAVIVMAIVGAAVVPAVQGYVADLFHSLQASFLVSMLCFVYVGFYFWRESKVRRELTEATAS
- a CDS encoding alpha/beta fold hydrolase — encoded protein: MLTRRLSCLALLVALASPAMAADTPAYGEKLEGFDYAWPVKHFTFTSQNQSLDMAYLDVKPEKANGRTVVLMHGKNFCAGTWDATIRALTASGYRVVAPDQIGFCKSTKPERYQYTFQQLADNTHALLKELGIDRVTVIGHSTGGMLATRYALMWPQQVEQLVMVNPIGLEDWKARGVPHITVDQWYQRELKTSADGIRQYEKNTYYAGEWKPEYERWVTMLAGLNNGPGKERVAWNSALLYDMIYTQPVIYEFSELKMPVLLMIGTKDNTAIGKDLAPPEIRKTLGNYAVLGKETAKRIPQATLVEFNDMGHAPQMQDPSRFHEALLKGLQTR
- the rbsK gene encoding ribokinase — its product is MDIAVIGSNMVDLITYINQMPKEGETLEAPAFKIGCGGKGANQAVAAAKLNSKVMMLTKVGDDIFADNTIRNLESWGINTTYVEKVPCTSSGVAPIFVNANSSNSILIVKGANKFLSPEDIDRAADDLKKCQLIVLQLEVQLETVYHAIEFGKKHGIQVLLNPAPALRELDMSYACKCDFFVPNETELEILTGMPVNTYENICLAARSLVDKGLNNIIVTMGEKGALWLTRDKEVVVPAFKVNAVDTSGAGDAFIGCFAHYYVQSGNVEAAMKKAALFAAFSVTGKGTQSSYPSIEQFNEFLALNE
- a CDS encoding DeoR family transcriptional regulator; its protein translation is METKQKERIRRLVELLKKTDRIHLKDAARMLEVSVMTIRRDLSPDNHDTVLPLTLLGGYIVMVNKPATAPTAPVMRSQTHHPDDLPIAILAAGMVAENDLVFFDNGPEMPLVISMIPDDITFTGICYSHRVFMALNEKPNATAILCGGTYRAKSDAFYDTSNPSVLDSLNPRKVFISASGVHEHYGVTWFNLDDLATKRKAIQHGIRKILLARYALFDEVAPASIGPLSAFDVLISDRPLPADYPAHCRNGFVKIITPDAAGE
- a CDS encoding aldose 1-epimerase family protein; the encoded protein is MTQLPLWRALFTEQPRTLLQNDDFTVTAFRYASGVEGLRVQNRRGHLVILPWLGQMIWDAEFDGHDLTMRNMFSQPKAAKEVVETYGCFAFHSGLLANGCPSPEDSHPLHGEMPCAPMDEAWLVLTDDSLTVTGRYEYVMGFGHHYQAQPAVTLRKDSALFDIAMSVTNLASVPMPLQYMCHMNYAYVAGATFSQNVPDEAIALRESVPAHVKPTEQWLAFNQRLQQGEASLKALDEPHYYDPEIVFFADRLDRYTAQPEFRMTAPDGVTFVTRFASAELNYATRWILYNSDQQVAAFVLPATCRPEGFLAARRSGSLIELAPAETRRFTVTTGIL
- the ilvB gene encoding acetolactate synthase large subunit, coding for MASSGTTSHKTRFTGAQLIVHLLERQGITTVAGIPGGTVLPLYDALSQSTQIRHVLARHEQGAGFIAQGMARTQGKPAVCMACSGPGATNLVTAIADARLDSIPLVCITGQVPASMIGTDAFQEVDTYGISIPITKHNYLVRDISELPQVISDAFRIAQSGRPGPVWIDIPKDVQTAEIEIDVLPEPGTRAPSPEFSADSVREAAAMINAAQRPVLYLGGGVIDAPDAVRSLAEKANLPTTMTLMALGMLPKAHPLSLGMLGMHGARSTNFILQEADLLIVLGARFDDRAIGKTEQFCPNAKIIHVDIDRAELGKIKQPHVAIQGDVNEVLAQLLPHIDATPRTAWREQVTGLQQEFPGAIPTEGDPLSHYGLINAVAACVDDSAIITTDVGQHQMWTAQAYPLNRPRQWLTSGGLGTMGFGLPAAVGAALANPDRKVICFSGDGSLMMNIQEMATAAENQLDVKIILMNNEALGLVHQQQSLFYKQGVFAATYPGTINFMQIAAGFGLYTCDLNAEADAQAALQEAISRPGPALIHVRIDPLQKVYPMVPPGAANTEMVGE